The genomic region ATAATTGTTTTATCTTTTGCATTGGATAATGATGAGAGGTGAAACATTTATACACCACAATTTAGAGGGTGACTAATTGATTGGTATTGGCCAGTGTTTGAGCATATCAAGCTAATTAACCGGCATACACATCCGCAGGCAACCCAGTGTTGTTGTGGAACACGTGTGACAGAGCCCCTTGTGTCACAGCGGATGTTGCCCAGTGCAGGCAAAATTTTGGAAGAATGAGAATAATACCATCATAACTACTGGGAGAAAATGTCAAGGCTTATAATCCTTATCTTTTCAAGCCTTATATATTTAATTTGTCAGACATTTAGAGAGAAAATGTGAATAATCGTAGGCCACTTCGGAACTGTATTGATAGCGAGCCTTCAACCTTCAGTACAGAATCCCGGTAACGGGCACGGAAACTTACGATGAGCATTGTATTGATAATCTCCGACGTTATCAATTCTGGTTTTGGTACTGGAGAATTTCTCTCCCTTGGAGgctgtgtgtgacagagcagctttcacacacacacactgcagcagagCCTTATTCAGACACAGAGATTCTGCTCTTAGTAACAATGGCAGAGAGAACTTAATGTTCAAAAGTATGATTGCCCTTTACAGTTGTCAGTTGATGACAATGCCCCATAATTAGTCTAATTGATGTGCCTGTGAGTGCAGAAACATAAGCAATTTTTCGAAACAAAACAACGTTGTCATTAAACGTGTCTACAATGACATGACATTAGCGCAGCagatatgtataagtatatatactcttttgatcccgtgagggaaatttggtctctgcatttatcccaatctgtgaattagtgaaacacactgcacacagtgaacacacagtgaggtgaagcacacactaatcccggcgcagtgagctgcctgcaacaacagtggtgcttggggagcagtgaggggttaaggggccttgctcaagggcatctCAGCTGTGGccagtcggggttcgaaccggcaaccctccggttacaagtccgaagcgctaaccagtaggccacggctgccctaatgcGCAGCAGGCTGTACAATACAAGGAAAGAAagtcatttttatatattttgcaATCGCTTAGATAATGGCCATTTGGCTTGTAACATGCTTCAGGACCGTTTTGGGAAGGTGCGTTTAAAGGTACATTTACTCATGCACCCTGCTATAAACATTTCCCCAAATTCCCTCaatcaagggtgtgtgtgtttaatattaGATTGTAATGTCTATGCAGTTTTATAAATTATAGAATAAATATATCCGCCATTGGCTGGCCTGATTTCATCAGCAAGATCAGCATTAGCAACGGCCCTAGTGTAACCCATATCGGTCAACCTCTACCTACATAGGTATTAGCCCCCTGTCATTTTTttacttgtttgtgttttttcttttctcctgaTTGCCTCCACGTCTTTTCAGAACTCTCCTCTGTGTCGGCCTCCGTTTCCTGCTGGGGTGGGACCGGTTCTCTCTCAGATCCAGCGGGCCCAACTGCTCAACTCccaggtgtgttgtgtgatgttgCTTGATGTTGCCCATGCAGGTAGAAGAGAACAATGGCACACTGAAGAGAGAGGCTTCTCAGCCCTGGCGTTCTCAGTGCCTCATTGgtgcaaatgtgtgaacacCATGCTGTGACTGTAGAAAGAACAAGTTCTCAAACTCTTTAATCAGGTCTATCTGTTTATTCTTTTATCTTTTCCACCTTTTCTCCAGGTGGGGCCGTTTTCTCGAGGTGGACCTGCTCCTCCCATGTTGCCAGGCGGAGGTGGGGGTTTTAGACCGTTTTTCAGCCAGCCTCCTCCCCGAGTGGGACATCATGTCCCCCCTCCTAACCACAACCCCATCCGGCACAACACtacacacctccacccccagcACCGCCGGATGCTTACACAGAGGATGCAGAGCAGGGGGTCAGTAGCCATCATATTGAACATTGGCTGGAAAGAATCATATGTGCTGAAAGAATTTGGGGCACAAGTCTGCACTGATAACCAGCAACCTATTTTCAAAATACACTGATCATTATTGCAAGGTTTATGCAGGAAAATGCAGTTCCCTTTAAAGATAGGCAGATGTGACTCCCTGCATTATTCAATTGTGTAAATTAATTAACAGATGTTGCATTCCTATCTTTCCTGCATAGCATCATCTAGGAtacttatgtatgtgtgtgtttgttgtgtctcAGTGACCGTGGCGGTCGAGTAGGGGATCGGCGTAGCAGGGATCCCTACAGTAACCTGATGACCCAGAAAGAGAAGGAGTGGGTGGCGCGCATCCAGATGATGCAGCTCCAGAGCACTGATCCTTACCTGGATGACTACTACTATCAGGTAGCAACTGCCAGCATCATCTAGCTCTAGCCGCACTAGGTCAGCTCACGTGGTTCCCACGGATGAGCTAAATCCTGTTGTGGCTGAGACACTTATGTTGCTGTGATGTGATTGCTTATAGATCTGTGGTGTTCTCTCTGACTGAGATGAGTTCTGTCTTAGTGTGTCATTGATGGGTTATTTTGTCATCTGAACAGCAGTAGTTTATTTTCTGTGTGGCTttggagatgatgatgatgatgatgacgacgacAACCTTGTCTTACTGGTTATAGAACTATTATGAGAAGATGGAGAAGCGTCTGGAGAGGGACAAAGACAGTATCAGGAAGGAGCCCACCACCAAACTGATCACCCCTCAGGTGGCCAAACTGGAGCAGACATACCGGCCAGGTAACCATCAGGACACATCCCATCAGCACTTTGTAGGCATCAGAAATGCGGATGGCATTTACCTGGAGTACAAGAGCATTTATTTCATACATGACCTCTTGGGGCATCCAGGCTAGCAGAAATGTCTGCATCAAACTTATTAAAGTACCTGTTTTTGTTATGAATATTATCATGAATGTCAATGACTGAcattggattttttttcttccataGTTCAGTTTGCTGGCTCCCTAGGAAAGCTCACCGTCTCAAGTGTGAACAATCCCAGGAAGATGATTGATGCAGTGGTGACCACTCGCACTGATGATGAGGTTGGGATATCTCCTTAATCCTTTCCGAACTCAAGTACTCCGACATACTGTAGGTTGTACTGTTGTGAAAACAGATTGAAGGGGCTTTTAGACGTATGTGAGTGACTTCCTGTAAATGTACAGTGTAACAGCAGACCACAATCTAATCCGTGCCCGTGGTCCTCTGTGGCGTTGATGTTCTAcatctctattttttttttacaacgcaacaggagaagagggaaaagcAGGTCTGGAACAAGAGGAGGCAGATCCTCTACACTGTGGAAAAGGTGAGTTCCCAGGATTAATGGATCTTTCCTGGGTTCTCCTACATAGGAATCACTCATGACGCGTATGTTGTTTACCCTACTGCACATTCTCCCTCTGATACCTGGCTTCTCCCAACTGACTGCCTAACTGTTGTGACCTTAGATGTACAGTCTGCTCCTGGAAGTCCAGGACTTTGAAAAGAAATTCCTGCAGACTccggaggaacagagagaggccCTGCTGGAGCAGCACAAGACCCACACGCTGCAGCTCTACAACTCCCTCAAAGAGAAGGAGTGGGAAGACAGGTGAGGTGGAAAGGAAGGGCTAGAAGGCGGAAAGAGCAAAGAGTGGCTCCAGTAAAGACTCCAGTTCCCAGGATCTTTGATTATACACTTGTTCTTGCTGAAAGTAAAACATTCATCACATTTTCATATCAGTTTAAATGTTTTGCCTCTCCGTGAAGTGCATGTTAAAAGTAAGTGttctttatttatctatttatttatttatttgtttgtttgtttctctcttgtCTGCCCTACAGAGTCAGTGATGAACAGTGCCTCATGATCATGTCTGTGAGGAAGGGCAAACGCCTCATGTCTAGGCTCCTTCCTTTCCTGCCCCCTCCTcaagctgctgctgttgtcatGGGCATCGCCCGAAATCTGCCAGCCCTGGCAAAGAAAGACAAACATGACCAGGTGTGAATTACTTCAGGGAGAAAACCAGAAATGTTTGGGTACACAATACCTAATGGCAAAGTTAGAATGAATGGGCAATGTAGACTTAAGAAACAATATAAAAATCCCCCATCAGGATATAGTCTTGAGAACCATGAAGGCACAAACAAGTACAACTTCTGATTTCAAAATCAGTGTCAAGTGTCACCCTCTCTGTAGGATAATGCAGTGAAGTACTCAACAGGTCAAATTTGCTTTGTTATTAAATAATTTGTATTTGACCAGCAGGTCCTGTGCTGGTTAGTTGAGCCAGTCGCCGTCGTAATCCAGTCCATGTCCAGTTCCGCCCTCACAGACCTCCTGCAGGAGCTGCAAGGCAGCGAGGGTCAGCTTCCCAGAGTACTGCAAAATAAGGTACCTCTGCACTGTACTGGGAAAAGGCCAAGATTGGAGCAACATACATTTCTTTTCctgttatttttttccttttatacTATTATATTTTGATCTGCGCTCTCACCAAaggtttctgtttttcttttccaaaCACATTCTTGTGTCACTAGTTTGGCGTGACACTGCTCTACCTAATTCTGAGTGAGGGGGAGCGAATGCAGAGCTCTGATCCCAACTGTCAGCTAATGGATGATAATCGATGGTAAGTTTGTGTGTATCGTGTAAAGTGATTTGAAGGGAGTAAAGTGTTGGATCATTTTATTACCTGAACTTTGACAGTCTTTACAACGTgtgctgttgttttcttttgtagGACAGAGTTGGTGTTCTCGGTGACTAGAGAGCTGTTGAAAGTCCCCTCGTCAtcgctctcccctcctctcttcacacCTCCcaaccttctctctctattctctcgcTATGTAGACCGCCAGAGGCTGGAGCTGTTACAGGAGAAATTACAGTGAGcgatctcttctcctctgtggcaAACTTTCTTTTTAAATTCTCACTCCTGTAGACAGCATGGCCAAAGTGTATAGACATGTCTGCTCAGTAACACATTTAACTAGCTTGGACACGCCCATTGCCAGTGGTCGCATAGAACCATACAACCATGCATGCAATGCTCACAAGAATCGGTCATATTGAAGAGGTCAGACTTTTACCTTTACACTACATAGAAATAGCCCAGCAGAGCCACACCAGACAGACATAAGGATTCTATTTATATGCCTTAAAGTATATTTTCCAAATATGAATGATTTAAAATGACATGTTATTGATGTAGATTGATGTATTTATCTATGTAGTTTGCTGTGCGAATTTGAATAATAATTGAATGGCCAGAGATGGTTATTATACAGTACTTTCAGTTTAAACTTtatttcccaaacttttttttttatatatataagatGCCTTGGAACTAGAAAGACTACCACACACTGTGTTATGCTTGCAATATGAAATTTATTGTGATCTACATTTCAGTCCTTAGACCTTTGTCGGGTTTATTAAGCATTAAATGgttgcccccacccccatggCCAACTGACCTGTTCAGTGCCACAAAAGCGTAACGATGAAATGTTTCACTTTAAGTCATTAAATTGTACAGCTATGGGATATTCACAGCCATTTCTGTGCATAGAACTTTTGTGTTCACTCATCTGTTGGTTTAACGGCTTTATAGTTTTACCTACATACACTAGCCAGCATGGATAACTTAACATGTATGACATGTGGAGGCGCAAGTGATACAGTTTTAATTGAAAATTAGTTATTAATGTTGGGGTTGTGAAAAGTTATAGTCTTATTCCACTGCCTGCAGCTACCATAGCATATTTTTTTCAGTGTATTGACAACAATAAATCTGGTCTCACGTTTAacttttatttctttctgttCCAGGATCACTGCATTATCCAGGTAGAATTGACTTCGGGCGTCAAGAGTCCTTTATTCAGAGGCTGACTGTTAGTGTCcaagtgttcatgtgtgaatgagtgagttgCGTGGCAAAGGGAGGGATTAGGGTTGATTTTAATCCAGCAGAAAACTATtgtcactttctttttttgtgttaaAATAGGTGTGTGTcaggatgtatgtgtgagtgagagatacATGAAGGTTGAGTGATGAAGTGAAATCAGCATTTTTAAATCTTGTTAACATTGATGCCTGTgacaaaaacataaaattaaaaaagtatTTCTATTGTTTAAAATCaagttttatatatttttctgCACATGTTGGATTGGATTTTTAATGTACAGatcttataataatataataatcttTGTAGCACTTCAAAATCCAAGTTATGGATGTACAAAGGCAGCAAAATCAGACAGTAAAAGTagtacattttcaaaataaagCAAAGCAACTAGATGTTTTGCAATAATATAAGGCCATACAGGTTTAAAGAAAATCAGTCCGTTTTAAGAGTATTACATTTAAACAAAACTAGGATAGGCTTTTCTATACAGATGTATCTTGAGAAGGGATTTAAAGTAAGACACTGACTTGAACACTTGAATGTCGCTTAATAGCTTTTTGGTTGACACAAGCAAAAAGACTATTGCAGTAATCCAggtgggaagagagaaaggctTGTACAATGATCGCTGTGtctttaaaagcaaatatagATCTTATTTTGGAAATATTTTGTGGAGATGGTAAAAACATGATTGTACAAGCTTTGTGATGTGTTGCTAAAAACTTAGATTACTGTCAAACCAGACCCCAAGATTATTCGCAACAGGTTTGATGTGATCCAAAAGGAACCTACAGATGGCATAATTTGTTTTGTTGATATATTTGTTTAATATCAGACATTTAATAAGTGAATTCAGCACACTAGGATCTGAAGATCTAACAGGCAGGTACAGGCACTCCCACCCAATGCCTCAGTCTATCTAAGAGTATAGTAATCAGTTGTGTCAAAGGCTGCACTAATATCCAGAAGTACAAGGACACATGCAATCATCAGTTGTTCTTAAAAGGTTGGTTGTAACCTTCAACAGTGCTGTGATACTTTTGGAAACCAGATTGTAAAACAGCATGAATGGTAAGTAGGATATCAGCCTACAGTTTTTGAAGAAGAGAAGGATCACGTCCAGATTTTTTTAGCAGTGGGTTCACACAAGCAGATTTGTAGTAATCAGGGACCATCTGACCATGAACTGTTAAAAACAGGGCCAATAGATTCTATTACTTATGAGGGTTCAAACTATTGTTGTGGGTAAGGGACCAAAGAGTACATGGCATTAGGAGTATTTCTATTAGTATTTCTAATCGACTCCACTTGATcattaagaaaagaaaaacatttcacAGTCAACATCACTTTCAACTGGGACACAGTTGTATGTAGATATAAACTGCATTTGTATTTAACACACGTCTTGTATTAAACAGCCACAAGGCCTCAACCTCCACAGACCACCAAAATATAATTGACTCAGAAAAGCACTTCAGCAACAGCCCGGTCATTaacaaaagaataaaaaataaaaatgtggtTTGAGTCACATATTGGGCTGTCTAGtgatttgatatttgatatattTTCACAACCCATCAGGACCAAATGTTTGTATTCACCAAACACATTTCAAGTAATTTACCTTTTGCCATTTTATCATGAATTGTTTTGCCACTTGAGAAGGTTTTGTTggaattgtggccaaaactaGGTGAATTTGCTGTGGGATTCCTTGAAAATTGTGAGTGTTAAATAGGAAAACAATCCAATATTCCATAACTCAGCAGTACTAGTAATATGGAAAAATGCCAATTTTTGAATTTGCAGTCAAAATGCCAGATTGAAAATCCTGGAAGGACCAAGCATCTTTGGCTCATTTGACTAACCTTTATAAACCCTGTAATGTTACAGTAGAATATTGTGGACTAGCCTATAATCTGAGGTGTTTCACATCCATCCATTTTCAAAATCTGGGTCTCTTGATGAGGGGGGAAGTATATATGCATCTATTTTTATAGATTTGTATGCATGTAAGCATTTGATTATTAAAAAACGTAATATCCAGATAACATGCACAGTATGCATTAAATGGCCTCAAAGCatattgtcactttaagagaagTCTATGCAGCCTTTGTCCACAAGAGTGCAATACAACTCCACTAGTCCTGCATTTtatatattacagtttttcacaaatgctaaaacacattttttttactttccgACCTTTTCTCAAAACGGTAAACACAAAACTCCATTCTCAAACTCCATTCACAAAACCTCCAACACTTCTTGCAAAATCAAACATCTGTTTTTACGTCTGTGCTTTGTCACTTGTGGTTACAATTATGCACATGCATCGCAGTGCAAAtgtgtttagtttagttttccAAAGAGAGTAAATGAGATGTGCAAATTGCTTTTACTAGGTAGAAAACTGCTTATGGCTTAGCCAAAAGAGTGATCGATTCATTAAATGTAGCCTGCGTGCTCAGGCAACAGAGCATTTGGTTCAGAGACTGTTTTTAGTAGTTTTTTTAGTAATTGAGGAAAAAATGTAGCCTTTGTATACATCTAAAATTGTATTTGTATATCAGAATTGTTCGATGTTACCGTCTTCCACCTTTAGGTACTTTAACGAACAACAAATGCGTCGAAACTGGTCTCAAAAGGAATTTCCGCCCGAACAGGGACTTGAACCCTGGACCCTCAGATTAAAAGTCTGATGCTCTACCGACTGAGCTATCCGGGCTCTGCACGCATAGTTCGCTGTTGAAAGTTTGATTGACATATTACCAATATAACTCTCCCTCCAAAGATCATATGTATTAAACTTCATAGTTATGTGCTCCAACCACTGCACATTTCTTCGGTTCCGTCTCGCTACCTCTGTGGGATTGGCATTAAAATTCGCTTACCGGATGCAATTTTAGCGAAAGTGTgctatagcctagcctaacaATGTAGGTTACATTTAGCGTTGTAGTTCTTGTCACCAAGAAAAAGGTAACACGCAGCATTGCAAAAATGTCCTTGAAATAGTAACGTTAATAAATGTTTGGAAATAATGGTTACAACCTTTTAAGGCAACATGCCATTTTACGGAAACTGCCTAAACCGTGTAAAAATCTTGCGCACACCATCAACTGTTGGAATAAAGGGACTTGATAACTGCTATGGATAACTGCTAATGTTAAAGTTTTCTTACATTTCCTTGAGTATTCAATGAAACGGCTAACGTTAGTGGCAACATTATGACacgtatttgtttgtttaggcCATGCCAGAGCTAGATAGATCTAAGACTCTGGGCCATGCAATCTGTCGTTCGAATGAAATGGAAAAAGGTTGTCGCGTGACACATTGTTATGTTGTGAGGCTTTAACATTGCATCACAATCGTACAGCGATGAGAGAATTATGACGACAAATATTGAATAGCGACATACATTTACTGCTAGCAAGTTTTTAAAACCGTGTTCTTCCCCCAGCAACAGGTGGCTCCGTGGCGCAATGGATAGCGCATTGGACTTCTAGATATACACTCATGAAGTGATTCAAAGGTTGTGGGTTCGAGTCCCACCGGAGTCGCACTTTTTCAATTGCCTTGTGCATGCAGTGCAGAACCGAATCAGCACACTTCCACTAGCCTGCCACATTCTAAGACGACTTCCTAAATAGAGAATATACCCTTCCATATGATTATGCCTACCTCTATATCTGTTTAGCTATGCTTTTAGCGAATTTGCAAGTAAACACAAGACTGAATTCAGATAAAAATAACCTACTTGTTTTTTTAACTGACcttctgttttcttttacaCGATCTGTCATAAATAAGGTGAAAAACACCACCCTTCCCGAAACTCCCAGTGTAAGATGCTGGTCTAACTTGGCTATTAAACTTGTTAAactgcgcaaacacacactgaatgccTATAACAAAGGAATGAA from Alosa alosa isolate M-15738 ecotype Scorff River chromosome 1, AALO_Geno_1.1, whole genome shotgun sequence harbors:
- the patl1 gene encoding protein PAT1 homolog 1 isoform X1, whose product is MFRFQSLDEDCTLEEEEEGQVEEEDDIDQFNDDTFGAGAVDDDWQEEHARLAELDERVRDVFAGGDASNASLPPPPGSVPHPSSLPRPSASTLPPPGLEERRGGDLAESLTRLLLGSDPAIAGVGAAEPDHSRFPPMSQAQVPLSGLPAPHPSLLSYQQHQHLLHRGGTPLPQVNSHSIWENNMGFGPVSVSPGLVTHMEDSPLMSIIKEVGLPKRPPPIRGEDGLDLSERVPPPRSSSPVIGSPPVRAVPIGTPPKQPLSHTLNQQIHCPTAVHVRAPIQHRFPPPFPERLSPNTLLNIAIASTSFQNSPLCRPPFPAGVGPVLSQIQRAQLLNSQVGPFSRGGPAPPMLPGGGGGFRPFFSQPPPRVGHHVPPPNHNPIRHNTTHLHPQHRRMLTQRMQSRGDRGGRVGDRRSRDPYSNLMTQKEKEWVARIQMMQLQSTDPYLDDYYYQNYYEKMEKRLERDKDSIRKEPTTKLITPQVAKLEQTYRPVQFAGSLGKLTVSSVNNPRKMIDAVVTTRTDDEEKREKQVWNKRRQILYTVEKMYSLLLEVQDFEKKFLQTPEEQREALLEQHKTHTLQLYNSLKEKEWEDRVSDEQCLMIMSVRKGKRLMSRLLPFLPPPQAAAVVMGIARNLPALAKKDKHDQQVLCWLVEPVAVVIQSMSSSALTDLLQELQGSEGQLPRVLQNKFGVTLLYLILSEGERMQSSDPNCQLMDDNRWTELVFSVTRELLKVPSSSLSPPLFTPPNLLSLFSRYVDRQRLELLQEKLQITALSR
- the patl1 gene encoding protein PAT1 homolog 1 isoform X2, which produces MFRFQSLDEDCTLEEEEEGQVEEEDDIDQFNDDTFGAGAVDDDWQEEHARLAELDERVRDVFAGGDASNASLPPPPGSVPHPSSLPRPSASTLPPPGLEERRGGDLAESLTRLLLGSDPAIAGVGAAEPDHSRFPPMSQAQVPLSGLPAPHPSLLSYQQHQHLLHRGGTPLPQVNSHSIWENNMGFGPVSVSPGLVTHMEDSPLMSIIKEVGLPKRPPPIRGEDGLDLSERVPPPRSSSPVIGSPPVRAVPIGTPPKQPLSHTLNQQIHCPTAVHVRAPIQHRFPPPFPERLSPNTLLNIAIASTSFQNSPLCRPPFPAGVGPVLSQIQRAQLLNSQVGPFSRGGPAPPMLPGGGGGFRPFFSQPPPRVGHHVPPPNHNPIRHNTTHLHPQHRRMLTQRMQSRGDRGGRVGDRRSRDPYSNLMTQKEKEWVARIQMMQLQSTDPYLDDYYYQNYYEKMEKRLERDKDSIRKEPTTKLITPQVAKLEQTYRPVQFAGSLGKLTVSSVNNPRKMIDAVVTTRTDDEEKREKQVWNKRRQILYTVEKMYSLLLEVQDFEKKFLQTPEEQREALLEQHKTHTLQLYNSLKEKEWEDRVSDEQCLMIMSVRKGKRLMSRLLPFLPPPQAAAVVMGIARNLPALAKKDKHDQVLCWLVEPVAVVIQSMSSSALTDLLQELQGSEGQLPRVLQNKFGVTLLYLILSEGERMQSSDPNCQLMDDNRWTELVFSVTRELLKVPSSSLSPPLFTPPNLLSLFSRYVDRQRLELLQEKLQITALSR
- the patl1 gene encoding protein PAT1 homolog 1 isoform X5 is translated as MFRFQSLDEDCTLEEEEEGQVEEEDDIDQFNDDTFGAGAVDDDWQEEHARLAELDERVRDVFAGGDASNASLPPPPGSVPHPSSLPRPSASTLPPPGLEERRGGDLAESLTRLLLGSDPAIAGVGAAEPDHSRFPPMSQAQVNSHSIWENNMGFGPVSVSPGLVTHMEDSPLMSIIKEVGLPKRPPPIRGEDGLDLSERVPPPRSSSPVIGSPPVRAVPIGTPPKQPLSHTLNQQIHCPTAVHVRAPIQHRFPPPFPERLSPNTLLNIAIASTSFQNSPLCRPPFPAGVGPVLSQIQRAQLLNSQVGPFSRGGPAPPMLPGGGGGFRPFFSQPPPRVGHHVPPPNHNPIRHNTTHLHPQHRRMLTQRMQSRGDRGGRVGDRRSRDPYSNLMTQKEKEWVARIQMMQLQSTDPYLDDYYYQNYYEKMEKRLERDKDSIRKEPTTKLITPQVAKLEQTYRPVQFAGSLGKLTVSSVNNPRKMIDAVVTTRTDDEEKREKQVWNKRRQILYTVEKMYSLLLEVQDFEKKFLQTPEEQREALLEQHKTHTLQLYNSLKEKEWEDRVSDEQCLMIMSVRKGKRLMSRLLPFLPPPQAAAVVMGIARNLPALAKKDKHDQQVLCWLVEPVAVVIQSMSSSALTDLLQELQGSEGQLPRVLQNKFGVTLLYLILSEGERMQSSDPNCQLMDDNRWTELVFSVTRELLKVPSSSLSPPLFTPPNLLSLFSRYVDRQRLELLQEKLQITALSR
- the patl1 gene encoding protein PAT1 homolog 1 isoform X3, with amino-acid sequence MFRFQSLDEDCTLEEEEEGQVEEEDDIDQFNDDTFGAGAVDDDWQEEHARLAELDERVRDVFAGGDASNASLPPPPGSVPHPSSLPRPSASTLPPPGLEERRGGDLAESLTRLLLGSDPAIAGVGAAEPDHSRFPPMSQAQVPLSGLPAPHPSLLSYQQHQHLLHRGGTPLPQVNSHSIWENNMGFGPVSVSPGLVTHMEDSPLMSIIKEVGLPKRPPPIRGEDGLDLSERVPPPRSSSPVIGSPPVRAVPIGTPPKQPLSHTLNQQIHCPTAVHVRAPIQHRFPPPFPERLSPNTLLNIANSPLCRPPFPAGVGPVLSQIQRAQLLNSQVGPFSRGGPAPPMLPGGGGGFRPFFSQPPPRVGHHVPPPNHNPIRHNTTHLHPQHRRMLTQRMQSRGDRGGRVGDRRSRDPYSNLMTQKEKEWVARIQMMQLQSTDPYLDDYYYQNYYEKMEKRLERDKDSIRKEPTTKLITPQVAKLEQTYRPVQFAGSLGKLTVSSVNNPRKMIDAVVTTRTDDEEKREKQVWNKRRQILYTVEKMYSLLLEVQDFEKKFLQTPEEQREALLEQHKTHTLQLYNSLKEKEWEDRVSDEQCLMIMSVRKGKRLMSRLLPFLPPPQAAAVVMGIARNLPALAKKDKHDQQVLCWLVEPVAVVIQSMSSSALTDLLQELQGSEGQLPRVLQNKFGVTLLYLILSEGERMQSSDPNCQLMDDNRWTELVFSVTRELLKVPSSSLSPPLFTPPNLLSLFSRYVDRQRLELLQEKLQITALSR
- the patl1 gene encoding protein PAT1 homolog 1 isoform X4, with translation MFRFQSLDEDCTLEEEEEGQVEEEDDIDQFNDDTFGAGAVDDDWQEEHARLAELDERVRDVFAGGDASNASLPPPPGSVPHPSSLPRPSASTLPPPGLEERRGGDLAESLTRLLLGSDPAIAGVGAAEPDHSRFPPMSQAQVPLSGLPAPHPSLLSYQQHQHLLHRGGTPLPQVNSHSIWENNMGFGPVSVSPGLVTHMEDSPLMSIIKEVGLPKRPPPIRGEDGLDLSERVPPPRSSSPVIGSPPVRAVPIGTPPKQPLSHTLNQQIHCPTAVHVRAPIQHRFPPPFPERLSPNTLLNIANSPLCRPPFPAGVGPVLSQIQRAQLLNSQVGPFSRGGPAPPMLPGGGGGFRPFFSQPPPRVGHHVPPPNHNPIRHNTTHLHPQHRRMLTQRMQSRGDRGGRVGDRRSRDPYSNLMTQKEKEWVARIQMMQLQSTDPYLDDYYYQNYYEKMEKRLERDKDSIRKEPTTKLITPQVAKLEQTYRPVQFAGSLGKLTVSSVNNPRKMIDAVVTTRTDDEEKREKQVWNKRRQILYTVEKMYSLLLEVQDFEKKFLQTPEEQREALLEQHKTHTLQLYNSLKEKEWEDRVSDEQCLMIMSVRKGKRLMSRLLPFLPPPQAAAVVMGIARNLPALAKKDKHDQVLCWLVEPVAVVIQSMSSSALTDLLQELQGSEGQLPRVLQNKFGVTLLYLILSEGERMQSSDPNCQLMDDNRWTELVFSVTRELLKVPSSSLSPPLFTPPNLLSLFSRYVDRQRLELLQEKLQITALSR